Genomic window (Candidatus Diapherotrites archaeon):
AAAATTTTCATCTCCTCCCACTGAATAATCATAAACATATTCATTTTCTTTTGGTTCCCTTTGACTTATTTCAGTTACCTGCAATACTCCGAGATCGCCACCTAAAAACAAAGCGGTTTCTTCTGATGCTTGTGCTTCATTTATTTTGAGAGAAACAAGTTTTTCATAACTTGCTATTTGCTGCCCTCTTTTGTTTATTGCCCATTTCAGTTTTGGTTCAATTACTGCAGTAATGCCTCCAATGCTCAACGGATAAAAGTTCAAAGGAGAATTTTTCTGCTTCAAATAAAATTCAATAATATGACTTTCATTAAAATGTGTTGCAATACTTTTTACTGTTCTTTCACTTGCTTTTTTGCTTTGATAACTGTAAGAATAACTCAATGCAGACAGCAGGTATTGCAGATCAACAATCAGTTCGCTGCTTGCAGTAGCTAAAGTGATTTTTTGATTCAATTCAAATCTCTTTTCTTTTAGGCAGTTGAAAAGTTTTTGTGACGGATAACCATCTCCTGAAAGATAAGCAAAAAGAAATTCCCTTGCGAGATCTTCGCTTGCATTAAAAACAATTCCAGGAATTCTTTTCTGCCTTGCACCTAAACCACAGCCAAATATGTTTATTAGAATAAATGCTATTGTTGAAGGCAGTTCAATGTTTACTGCTGTCTCATGGGCTTTTCTTATCACTGGCTTGAATCCAAACAATTCTTTGATTATTCCTGAATTGTATTCAATTATTTCTTTTTTGTGGGCGCCAAATGAAAGGCTTGAAGATTTTAATGTTTTTCTTGTGCTTCCTTCAGCAATAAAAAATCCAAGGAACTGCATTAGCCCAGAGTTTACCTCCAGTTCAATCCCTATTTTGTACTTGCAGTGCCTTGCCCCAAGCCTGCAGTCGTAAAACAGTTTTCTTTCTTCTTGGCTTAAAATTTTTAATAGTCTTACAGGCAGCCTGTCGCATTTCATGTAATTCCTGTAAAAATCCAAGTGCCTTTCAGTTGGGTTCAATTGAGATTTTATTTTATTCTTGATTTGTTCATTTGAATATAGAATATCTTTAACTCCAAAAATGCTGAATTCTTTTAATCTTTCATCCTCTATCTTCATGCATTCTTCCAGCAGGTTTATTTCTCTCTTTGTTTCTTCAATCCATTTATTTCTTGGAACAATAATGTAATCGCCAACATTTAATTCATCTGCTTTAATGCTTTTTGTTCTTCCGTTCTCCAAAGTAAATAGGCTGTGATGTTTTGTTGTTTCAACGCATCTATTGCCAACTGTTTTTATTTTGAATATTTTTTCAAGGTCTTTCATTCTATGCCTGTGAACCGACTTAACTTCCTTGAATTTCAATTTATTTGTTTTCTTGTCAAAACACAGCACTTCAATTTCTTTTAAATCCCTCAACGAGTCAATTTCTTGTTTTTCGTTGAACTCAAAGCCTTTCTTCTCCATTAACTCATCAATAATTTCTCCAATTCTCTCAATCTTTGCAGTCCCATTAACTCTAACAACACTTGGTGTATCCCATGTAACAGAATTCGTGGAATATTCATGTATTATTGTTGTTAGCGTTCTAACTTTCCCGAAAAGCCCAAGCATCTGCCTGTTCTTCTTGAAGAATTCCGCTACGCTGTGCTCCTTGAAGTCTTTTGCTAATTCTTCTGCTGTAACCAAAGGCTTCAATTGAATGCCGGGATTGCTTTCCTGGCTCTTCTGCTGGCTTGCCTGCTGGGTTTTTACTTTTTCCTGCAAAGGATTCACCTAATAAAAAAAACATTAAAATTATAATTCAAATTTCTTGAATGATTCTTTCCTCAAAAACTTTTTTGCCCTGTCATGCGATGCGCCTTCAAGCAGCAGTTCAATTGCCTTTTTTGCCTTCTCTATTTCCTCAAGGCCTCCTATTATGGATATTGTTTTGCCGTAAACAGAAATCAAGGCTCCTGTGCTCCTCTCAATTTCTTCTCTAACTCTACCTTCCCGTCCAATCACTCTGCCTTTCTTCTGCTTGATCAATTTCTCTGATTTTCCAAGCAATTCACTTAAATCAATTATCTCCAAGTAATTGTCTTTTTCCTTCAACAAAAAAGCGTGCTCAGGCGAAAAACCCCGAGCTATAGCCTTAATTATGTTGAGTGCAATATAAAAATTTAATGCATTTCCCGCATCAGATTTTACGTCTATATCCCCTGATTCTGAATCAACTTCAATGCTTGTTTTTGTTGCCCTTTCAATGCCTTTTTTTGTCTCTCCATGAAGCCCAATTATGACTGCAATCCTGTCCTTGGGCACCTTCAAATACTCTTCAATCATCAAAAAAACCATCAAAAATAACCTAAAAAAAGCATATATATCTTTCCTGCAAAAGGTTTAAATTCAATTCCAAAAGGCAGGAATTTTAAACAAATTCAACAGCCTTTTTCACTTCTTCATAAGCTTCTTCAAAGCTTTTCTTCAAGCCTTTCTTGGAGAAGTAATTGCTTACATTTCTTAAGTCTCTCTCGAAGAATTCTCTTGCTTTTGGGTGGGAGGCAAGTACAGCCTGGCCTATGTCTATGAGCACTAATTCCTGTTCTCCTTCAGATTCTCTCACTAAAACATTGTATTCGCTTAAATCAGAATGCACTAATCCGGCCTTGTACATTCTTGCAATCCATTCAATCATTGTATTGTATGCCTTACTCAAATCTTTTATGTCTGTTTCTTTCATTGTATTTGATGGAATTCCATTCACTCCAATGAATTCCATTACCAAAACGTTCTTCTCAAAACCCAAAGGCAATGGAACTCTAACGCCAGCCCTTCTTGCTAACTCTAAATTCTTGAATTCTTTTTTTGTCCAGGCAAAAATTAGTTCGTGTTTTTCTTTGGGAACCTGCTTGAATCTCTGGTCTCCTTGAATGTAGGCGCTCATGTTCTTGAAGTCTGATGTTGTAATGCGATAAATTTTTACTGCGCGGAAGTTTCCTGCCCTGTCCCTTGCCCTGAATACATGTGCTTCCTTTCCTGTTGAAATCACAAACTCTAATTCTTCTATCAGGCCTTTTGTTGCAAGCTTGTGGACTGCGGCAATTGTCTTTTCGTCGAATACTTTTGCGAAGACCCTTTGAGTGCTTTCTTCTTTGATGAATTCTTTTAGTGACTCAAATTCTTTTGGCTTCATAAAAAATTAGTTTAAAGCGGAAGGTTCTTCAATAAACCTTTTTTTTGTATGTATTCCCTCTGGAATCCAAGGTATCTCCATACAATGTCTGCTTTTGAGGGCTGGAAGTCCCACACTTTAATTAAAATCAGGTCGCCTTCCCTTATCCACACCTTTTTTTTCATTTTGCCTGGAATCCTGCAGTTCCTTTCCTTTCCGTCTTCTGCTATTGCCTTGATCTGGTTGACTCCAAGCAGTTGCGTTGCAATAGCGAACTGCTCTCCCTCTTTCCTGTTGGGCATCCTTATCCTTCTAATGCTTTCTTCTTCGCTTAACTGTTCCCCTCTTTTTTGCCCGTTCAATTAAATTACACCTTGTATACTTGAATGTGAGGAATATTATTTATTCTTATTACCTCTTTCTCTGAAGCAAGGCCTGATTTCAGTGCAATTCCAACAGCTTTTTCTCCAACCAAATTCGCTGAACTGCATTCTTGGAGAAGCAGCTCCAGTTCTTTTTCTTTAATCAATTCTCCTTTATAAAAATTAGGGCTGACAAAAAAATTTATTTTCCCTTTCTTCAATGTTTTCCCCACAAGCTCTCTGTCGCACGCAGCCAGCACTGTCTGGCCCTGAATTGAATGAATTTTATGGTACAAGTGCTCACGCTCACAAGTGCTTTACTGGGCTTATTGCGCCGCAGGCCTCGCATCTCATTACCTTTACGCCTTGCCTGTCAATGAATTTGGTGTCAGGCCTGTTGCACTCCCTGCACAAAACAAATTCCTTGATGTAATTATGAATCAATTCTGTGACATTCTTTTCGGAGAATTTTCCGTTCAGGATAAGCCTCCCTTCTGAAACAAAACAAGCTGTTCCAATTTCTCTTGTAATAAACTTCAGCAAATGCTTTTCATCCCTGTTAATTAACTTTAGAATTGAAGAAAAATTTTTGACTATGGTTTTTGTTCCTTCAATATGGCTTTCTACCACAGGCATCTCAAACCTTTCCTTTGCCAGAGCCTGCTTGGGCAGGGACATGTATAATCTGTCCAGCATTTTTTCATAATCCATTGAATCCTTTGCAGTCATTTCATCACTCAAAATATAGCAAAATAATTTCTAATAGAAAAAGTATATTAATTAATTCTTTCCATATTAAAGTGAAAGCAAAGGTTTTGCTATGGATTTAAGTTTTCTTTTGAATGATCTCCTTCGCTCTCTAGGTCTTGTGGGCCTGTTTCTGGCTTCACTTATAGCAAATGCTGCAATATTCCTTGTGACACCCATAGATGTAATAGTGGTTATTGCAGGCTCAATAGGCTTATGGCATCCAGTAGTAATAGGAATTGTTGCCGGGCTTGGAGGCGCATTAGGGGAAATGACTTCCTACTTTATTGGCTTGGGCGGAATAAAGCTCGTGGAAAAAAGATTTGAACTGAAGACAGTATTCTTTGATTACGTGAGAAAAAGGCTTGACAAGTGGGGTTCTATCTTCATTTTCTTTGCTTCTGTGACACCATTCCCTTTTGATTTTGTTGGAATTGTGGCAGGGCTCATAAAGTATGACTGGAGGAAGTTCTTTATTGCAATGCTCGCAGGAAAAATAATCAAGTACGCATTGCTTGCTTATGCAGGATTCACGGGAATAAAACTGCTGAAGCTGGTTTTCCTTGAGAGAGCTGAAATGCAGCCCGTATTCCTTGCAGGCCTTGCCCTTCTAATAATACTGATTGCAGGCGTCTATTACCTCACGAAAAGGGAGGTTAAAGAACATTTATAGGGTTGTATTTATTATGCCGGGAAAGACAAGAAGAAGATTTTTGATAAGGCAAAAGCAGAAAAGGAAAAAAAAAATAAAGCAAAGAGCAAAAGAAAAAGTTTTTTTGTATGATGGCAAAGATTTAGTTTTTAGCGTAAAAGTTCTAAAAAAGGCTCCGCCAAAAACCTTGGAAAAAATTAAGAAAGCCCTTGTAAAAAGGGTTCCTGAATTGGTTAGTGAAGGTTATTTGTATGATTTAATGGAATTATACTCAATTCCTGAACTAATTAAAATTCTTGAAAAAGAGGGAGCATACGAGCGCGATATTACAGAAAGATTAAAGACAGGAAAAATTAAGCAGAAATATAAATTTTAATTAACGGTTTCAGAATACAGAAAACCCTAATCATTGTTTTATTTTTCCTTTCAGGAATCCTTTTATTTCCTTTTTTACTTGCTCGTAATCTGGGGCTCTGTAGATAAGCCCTCTTAGCTCTTGTTCGAATTCTTTCCTGCCGCAAAAATTTAATGACCTCATTCTTTTTCCCGCTTCCCTGAATTTTTTTTCAGTCAATCTTTTATTGAATTCCACTTTGTTCTGAATCATAAGCCAGACGTCAAGAAAGTCTCTTGCCTTTCCCCTTGCATACATTGCCCTGATTTTTTCTGCAAAAATTTCTTTTTCCTGCATGACCAAAACAAAGTATCTTGGAATGTCGGTGTAGTCTTGTATTGCCTGTCTCCACTCAGGTTTAAGATGCAGTTCAGTTCTTTTTTCCGCATCAATGCTGATGGTGTTGGTTGACTCAATTCTTCCAACAAACAATGGGCCCTCAAACCTTATTTTTGCAGTGTAAGCTTCTTTGAACAATTCCTCTTTTACGAAAGAATAGTTTAATCCAAGCAAAGAGCTTTGCTTTAAAGCCTTGCGAACTAATTCTTTTATTTTCTTTGGATTTAAATTAGAATTGAAATCCAAGTCCTCTGAAAACCGAGGGTAATTGAACATAATCTTTAAGGCAATTCCACCTTTAAAAATCATTTTATCTGTTTCTTTAAATAAATTAAATAAGAAGACGTTTTGCAGGTAATCCTTTTCCTGAAAGTAGGACTGAATGCCATTCTTTTTTGCCATAAACCTCAGTTCTTCTATAGAAATCAATGTATTTCCCTCCATTCAAGTAATTTCTTGTTATTAATAATCAAATTCCATTTTTTATTGTATTCATTGCTCTTTGGAAGCGTTGAATCAAGCTTTGAGTAGCCTCTTCCAATCCTTTTCTGCAGTTTCTTTAAAATAGTTGGCTCTGTCTTCAAATCCAGCAATTCAATCAAGTAGCCCAATCTTTTATTCAAAGACTTGTTGTTCATTCTAAGACAGTAACCTGCCAACTTTTTTTGATTCAATTCGCTCCAAGCATTAAACAATGCTTTTGTTGTTTCGCTTAGCCCGCCAGCATGTCTTGGAAGGAAAAGCGAATCAATTAATGCTTTCTCTTTTTCTGCAATAATAATCCTTTCTTTTTTGGTTCCTTCAAACTTGTATCCGAAAAACCTCTTCTTGCTTAAGGTCACATACTTTACTCTTAATTCTTTTCTTTGGATGTCTTGTTTTCTTTTGGTGGTTGCAATAAAAATTGTTTCCGGGAGTTGTTCAGTAAATTTATAAACAGAAAGAGCACTCCAAAAGCTGATGTAAGAAGGCCACACAGAAAAAGAAGCAAGCGCAAGAGGGTTGGCATAAGATCCGAAAACTTCTACAGAATATTTGCCGCCTTCAATTCTTTTGATTATTTTCTTCTTGTGCAAAGAATAAATGATTTTATAGCATTCCTCCCTGCTCAAACCAGAAAGTTTTTGAAGATTGCCCACCTCAAAATAAGGAAGGCCGGCATTCAATATTTTTTCCAATAAAAAGAACTCTTTTGGGGAAATAGAAGATTTTACGTTAATTTTCCTTTTTTTCATAAAATAATTACAAATGTTCTAATTTATAAATATATGCCTTAAAACACAGAAAACCCTAGTGCTGCACTCAATGCAATCATTGCAAGCATTAGGATTGTTTGAGGCGGCAGCGCAGGCAAGGCTTTCCCAACATGCTTTGAACTGTAATCTATTGTAAGGAGCAATCCAACAAGAGAGCCTGCAAGCACAAGGGATGGAGCAAAAATACTTCCAGGAAAAGACACCTTTGAGAGAGAGGCCTCAAGGACGCTTACAGTAAGGGTGAGAGGAATCACCATGTCCCCTGTGCCTAACTCGAATGTGTGCTCTTTTGTTGGGAGGGCGAAAGTGAAGGAAAGATTCTTGCTTGTAATCTCTTTAGCTAAAGTCACCATGTGCTTTGTCTTGAATACTGCAATTAAATCGTAGACAGCAAGGGCTGCAACGAATAATACTACTGGAATTATGCCTAAAGTTATTCCAATCAATGCCCCTGCGCCTGCTGCAGCAATAACTGAAGTAATGTTCCTCAATAAAATGCTTTTCTTCCACACCAGCCTTACGAATACTGCAAGAATTCCTGCAGCCAGTATTTCAAGCCCGCCGAATGGAAGAACAATTGAAGGAAAAAACAAGTTGAGTACAGCAAGAAGCACGATGTTTGTTGTGCCGAAGATTACTAAGGACTCAAAGACCTTGAATATTAATGCAATGAACTGCCTGAAGAACTTAATTACGAGCAATAAAATTCCAGTGAAGATCAGAATGTAAGCAATCAATGCAATTGAGTTTATTACGTCGTTAGGGTTCTGGTTCACTATCGCAGGCTGTTCTATGAGCCCTGAATTTTTTTCCCTTATTAACTCAAACCCTACAACCAGCCCAATCAATTGCGTTATGAAAAACAAGGCAACCAGCTGCACTACAAGCTTCCTGTTCATTTTATTTCACTTTTTGCTTTAAGCCAAAAAGAAATAGGAAGGAATTTAATTTAAATTGAACCCCAAAAAAATTATTTCTTTTCTGTTACGTCAATGAAGCCGTGCCTTTTCTCGTAGACTTCTCCCCTGCGCTTTAATTCGTTGATTATGTCGTTGACTTTGTCTTTCTCTATGCCTTGGGTTGCTGACTCTTCCACTATGTCTATTACTGGCACCATGTCCATTTCCCTTGCCTTCTCCCTGATAATGTTGAGTACAACCCTTAAATTCTGAATCTTTGAGTGAGGTTGCCCTGAAGTTATTAAGTCAATGTCAATCTTTCCTGTTGTAGGATCAACAACAACCTCCTGCAGTGATGCCCTCACAAGCCTTATTGCCCTTTCTGCGTCCTCTTTCTCTACTTTGTCGTTTAACCTTACTCTTGCACTCGCTTCGCTCAGCCTTACAAGGCCTTCCAGCTGCCTGTGGGTTGCAGCATAGCTGCCTTCCTTTTTTCCGAGCTCCCTTAAATTCAAGTAGAATTCAGAGATGGCTTTTGTTGCCTCTTCTGTTAGAATTGGCGCAATATGCTGCCTTGCATAAGCAATGTATTTCTTGAGCAGGTCAGGCTCAATTGGAGGAGTAATGATTTTCTCTAATTCCTCCAGTTCTTTTGCTTTCACTTTTTTTCCGCTCTTTTTCTCTTGAATTATTATTTCTCCTGCCTGGTGTGTCATGAGGATGTGAGTTGCGATCTCTTCGTCTTTCACTCTGTCCAGTACATCTTTAATCAAGAAGAACAAGTCAAACCTTGAGACAAGTGTCGGAGGAAGATTTATCTGCTCCATGTAGGGAGTGAATGGGTCAAAGCGAGCGAACTTGGGGTTTGCTGCAGCAAGAATGCTTGTCTCTGTCTTGAATCTTGTGACAATGCCTGCTTTTGCCACTGAAATCATTTCCTGTTCCATTGCCTCGTGCATTGCGCTCCTGTCGTCTTCATCCATTTTATCAAATTCATCCACAATTCCAATTCCGCCGGAAGCAAGCACTAATGCTCCTGCCTTCAAAGTCCAGCCGCCTTCTCCGAACTCGTCTTTTTCTGCGCTGGCAGTGTTATGCACAAAAAAGCCGTTTGAAATGAAATTATGAGCTCCATTAACAGTAAAGTCGTAAACATATTCATAAGAGGGAATTATTTCTCTTTTTTTTATTACTTCTTCCCAAAAAAGGTCAGAATTAGCAAGATTATCTAATAACTCGTTTCCAATCTTTTCATTTAATTCTTTTAGTTTTTCTCTTGAGGGCTTTGTTTTTCCTTTTCTGTAACCCCAATTGCCTTTTTTTCCCAGAAGCCCGCTTATTTCAGGAATTAAATCAATGTTTGTTCCTGAACTATTTAGGCTGCTGATAATTTCATTTAAGGAATCCTTTTTTTCTTTCAGGTTGAATTCGATTTTTTTCCTGAATTTTACAAGGTTTTCTTTGCCTCTTATTTCAATACAGTATTGATCATTGTTGCTTTTTACCGTGATTTCTTTTCCTTTTGCTATTGTTCCAGCTTTCTTTCTTAACCTTAACTTGCTGTGAATACCGAATTTAAGCAGGCATAATTGAAGTGTTCTTGCAAGCTCAAAGCTTATTGTACCTAAACCGACATGAGGCGACCCAAAAGAGGATTTTGAAGTGTAACCATCAGTATCAAAAAGCCCTTGAAGGAATTTTAAAAGAATGTTGTTAGGAAGCTCTGATGCAAAGCATGAAATTTTATTTTCAATTTTTTTGTTGTTAACGCCAAACTCTTTTATTATATCATAAAAAAAACTGAATTTTATTCTCCTGCCTGGGACCTTCCCTTTTTCTTGCAGTTTTTCAGGTTTTATCCCAAACAATTCATAACACAACACATCTATTTCTTGCAATATCTGTTCTGAAGTATTATAAATTCTGGTTTGAGTTGAACCTCTGCCTAAATAAATGTTCCCATCCCCCAAAACAAGCCCAGCAAGGTATGCAATTCTTTCATCATTTAAAAGCAATGGCACCCTAAAATTTTTTCCGTATCTAATAAACAACTCTTTTATTTCTTGAGCCAATTCTTTTAATTCAAACCCTGCATCAATTCCCATCTCTAAAAACAAATACAGAGGCATTCCTTGGTAGAATTTTCCTGAACGCCACATATACATTCTCTCTCTTTTTAACTTGTATATTGCAGCAATGTCTTGCAAAGAACTATATTTTTCTGTTAATTTATTTGTTATTTCAGTGAATTTCTTTGAAACATTATTTTTGATTCTTATATTCTCGTTTTTATTTAAGACTTCAACACAGTATTTTTCTTTTGCTTTCCCTTCAGGGAGCTTCCTTGCAGTAGCAACAAAGTCTCCTTCACTTAAATCATTTGATTTGACCCATTCAGTCCTGTTTTCTTTAATTCTAAGAAGTTTGGTGTTTTGGGTTATGCTCAAACTTTTGCCCGACCTGACTTTTATTTCAACCATTTTTTCTGGAGCCTTAATTCTCCAAATTTTTTCAACTGGCTTTTCTTCCATTTTCAGGTTGTCGTTCAATACTATAGAATTTAAGCCTTCGACTTTGTTGGAGAAAGCCCCAATCAGTTCTTCATCTGCATTTTTTTCATTGAATTTTTCTTCAACAAAATCTTTTATTTCTTTGAAGCCGTTTTCATTCAATACAAGAGAATCAGGGGCAACGCACAGGCCCACGCCCGACGTCGTCTTGCCGGCTGTGTAAATGCTCTTTGGGGCAATTATGTTCACTGCCTGCAGTATGGCAGATTTTGCAACGCCAGGGTCTCCCACCAATAGGATGTGAATGTTCCCCCTTATGCTTGTCTTTCCCGGAAGCAGTTTTTTTACGCCTCCAAACAATTGCAGCCCGATTGATTCCTTTACTATTTCGTGGCCGTAGATTGCAGGGGCAATGGATGCAGTGATCATGTCATAGATTTTAGGGTTTTTTGCTAATTCTTTTATTTTTTCTTCTTCTTCTTTTGTTACTTCCACTTCCTCGAATTCTTTTGCTGTCTCCTCTAAATGGATTGCTTCCAAGTATCTCCTAAACACAAGCCTTGCAGGCTCTTTTGGAGGCCTCAACCTCAGAATTCCAACGATCCTTGTCCTGTCTCCCGCGCTCACCTTATTCACTAAGTCATGGGTGACATTGATCTCCAAATTCACTGCCTGCTCTGAGCCCCTAAGATATTCTAATGGTTCTTGAATTTCGATCTTCTGGTGGTCAATGAATTCTGATTCCTCTGGAATCAGCCTGAAGTCCTTGTGCTTGCATTCGCATAATGCAGGCATTCTCTTTCCTGTCTCGCTCTGGTTGATTTTGTACTTGTTGCCGCAGCGCCTGCACTCCCATGCTGCAACCTTCAATTTCGGCAGCACATCAGTAATCTGCCTTATGACTCCTTCAACTGAAATTAATTTACCTAAATGCTCTGCCCCAATATCCCTCAAGTAAGGCTGCCTGTCCTTTGGCAAATTAAAAAACCTTATGAATGGAGCGAATTCTTCCACGCTCAAGGTAGGAACATCAATGTGCTGTATTGCAATTGATGCTGCCTCAAGCACGTAATCAGGATTCTCCAATAATGAATCAGACAATTCAAAATCAAATCTTTCCAGGTCCTTAAAATCAATTACAAGAGACCTTTTCTCCGGGTATTCTGCTGCAAGCCTTTCAATCTGCTTTTTGTAGACATGCTCAAAGAATTGCTCGAATTTGGCTACAAAAGGATTCTCTTCAGCCTGCTCTGCCAGAACTTCAACTTCCTTTTCTTGCGCCATTTTCTCCCCATACAAATTAATGCAGTAAAGCCCTTTTGAATTCTTTTGGAAGCATTTTGCCCGTGAAATCCACTGCAGAATCAGGTAATGGGAGTTAATAATTGAGAGAAATTTTTTCCCCTATTAAATTACAGGTGAAAACAATAAAAGAATTTTGGGTTCAGAAACCAAACTTCAAAAAAATTAATTAAAGGCAATTAATTATGCAGCAGGCTTTATTGGACTGCTTTTCTTTGCTTCCATTAGCATAACCACAAAGAATACTATCAGTATTAATGCAATTGCAGGCGCAGTGAATGGCATTAAATCAAACGGTTTCTCTCCAATGCAATCAATAGGACAGCTTTTTGCGTCTTCCCCTTCTTCGCACTTGCTGTTTCCGCATTCTGTTTTTGCTGTAATAAACTGTAATAGCATTGCTCCTGGTTCGTATGCGTCTGCTCTTGCTGTTATTGAGTTGAATCCTTTTTCTGTTGTTAATGCAACCATTCCTTCACTGTTTGTAGTGTAAGTTTTTCCTGCGTAAACTACTGTAGCGTCAGGTACTGCAGAACCATTGTCTAAGGTCACTAAAACATCTATTGTCTGCCCTGAAACAACCTCGGGGTTTTCGGTGCTTACTCTTAGGGAGGTTTTCTTTCCTTTAGGGCAGTCTTGCGAGCAGTTTCCGTGGTTTTCTCCTAGGTCGCATATGCTGTTGCCGCATAAAGATGAAGGCTCTTGCCCTGTTACGGTAATCCTTACAGTCTTATTGTTGTATCCGTCCTTCTTTACTGTAACAAGAGAGTATCCTTCTGTTGCGGTGAATTCTGTTTGGCCTTGGGCATTAGTGTATTGTGTTGTTTTGGCGTAAGTAACTGAAGCATTCTCCACAGGGTTTCCTGAACTTGAGTCTTTTGCTGTTACCATAAAGTTTGCTCCTGCATTTACTGTAGAAGGATTTAGTTCAACAGAGAATTCTTTTAGTGTTGGGCCGCCGCCTCCGCCACCGCCCCCCCCACCTGTACCGCAGTTGGGGATAACAGTATTAGAGCAAGCTCCAATAGAACAAGAGTCTGTAGTGCAATCGTTATTGTCATTGCAGTTCACCCCGCAACATAAGTCTGCTTTAATGCATGGATTCCAGGCTCCTTGTTCTGAGCATGTTTGGCTTCCGTTGCAGTTGTCTATGGTGCAGGATTGAGTTTGCCCTGGAGTGCATATTCCGCATGACTGGCTTTCAGTTCTTGGAGTTGAATTGCAGTTTATGTCA
Coding sequences:
- a CDS encoding LAGLIDADG family homing endonuclease, which translates into the protein MAQEKEVEVLAEQAEENPFVAKFEQFFEHVYKKQIERLAAEYPEKRSLVIDFKDLERFDFELSDSLLENPDYVLEAASIAIQHIDVPTLSVEEFAPFIRFFNLPKDRQPYLRDIGAEHLGKLISVEGVIRQITDVLPKLKVAAWECRRCGNKYKINQSETGKRMPALCECKHKDFRLIPEESEFIDHQKIEIQEPLEYLRGSEQAVNLEINVTHDLVNKVSAGDRTRIVGILRLRPPKEPARLVFRRYLEAIHLEETAKEFEEVEVTKEEEEKIKELAKNPKIYDMITASIAPAIYGHEIVKESIGLQLFGGVKKLLPGKTSIRGNIHILLVGDPGVAKSAILQAVNIIAPKSIYTAGKTTSGVGLCVAPDSLVLNENGFKEIKDFVEEKFNEKNADEELIGAFSNKVEGLNSIVLNDNLKMEEKPVEKIWRIKAPEKMVEIKVRSGKSLSITQNTKLLRIKENRTEWVKSNDLSEGDFVATARKLPEGKAKEKYCVEVLNKNENIRIKNNVSKKFTEITNKLTEKYSSLQDIAAIYKLKRERMYMWRSGKFYQGMPLYLFLEMGIDAGFELKELAQEIKELFIRYGKNFRVPLLLNDERIAYLAGLVLGDGNIYLGRGSTQTRIYNTSEQILQEIDVLCYELFGIKPEKLQEKGKVPGRRIKFSFFYDIIKEFGVNNKKIENKISCFASELPNNILLKFLQGLFDTDGYTSKSSFGSPHVGLGTISFELARTLQLCLLKFGIHSKLRLRKKAGTIAKGKEITVKSNNDQYCIEIRGKENLVKFRKKIEFNLKEKKDSLNEIISSLNSSGTNIDLIPEISGLLGKKGNWGYRKGKTKPSREKLKELNEKIGNELLDNLANSDLFWEEVIKKREIIPSYEYVYDFTVNGAHNFISNGFFVHNTASAEKDEFGEGGWTLKAGALVLASGGIGIVDEFDKMDEDDRSAMHEAMEQEMISVAKAGIVTRFKTETSILAAANPKFARFDPFTPYMEQINLPPTLVSRFDLFFLIKDVLDRVKDEEIATHILMTHQAGEIIIQEKKSGKKVKAKELEELEKIITPPIEPDLLKKYIAYARQHIAPILTEEATKAISEFYLNLRELGKKEGSYAATHRQLEGLVRLSEASARVRLNDKVEKEDAERAIRLVRASLQEVVVDPTTGKIDIDLITSGQPHSKIQNLRVVLNIIREKAREMDMVPVIDIVEESATQGIEKDKVNDIINELKRRGEVYEKRHGFIDVTEKK